The Streptomyces pactum genome contains a region encoding:
- a CDS encoding ABC transporter permease, producing the protein MSVVPADVLPGGALAAEEQGAAGAAELGPKARLWPSLVAVYRAQLSRARVARIPLLFVATFQSIGIMILMRGVVDGGGEAQAVVAGSAVLVVAFVALNLLAQYFGQLRASGGLDHYATLPVPPAAVVLGAAGAYASFTVPGTVVTAVFGCLLFGLPMTHLWVLVAVIPLAGAALAGLGAALGLLAPRPEFATLLGQLGMSAALLLGVLPAERMPEVVRLARDLLPSTYGVEAFARTFGRQPDWAFVLGDLAVCAVVGVISLAVATWAYRRAAVR; encoded by the coding sequence GTGAGTGTCGTACCCGCCGATGTCCTGCCGGGCGGTGCCCTGGCCGCCGAGGAGCAGGGCGCAGCCGGCGCGGCCGAGCTCGGGCCCAAGGCGCGGCTGTGGCCCTCCCTGGTGGCCGTGTACCGGGCGCAGCTCTCCCGGGCGCGGGTCGCGCGCATCCCGCTGCTGTTCGTGGCCACCTTCCAGTCGATCGGCATCATGATCCTGATGCGCGGGGTCGTGGACGGCGGCGGCGAGGCGCAGGCCGTGGTCGCCGGGTCCGCGGTGCTCGTGGTCGCCTTCGTCGCGCTCAACCTCCTCGCCCAGTACTTCGGCCAGCTCCGCGCCAGCGGCGGGCTCGACCACTACGCGACGCTGCCGGTGCCCCCGGCCGCGGTCGTGCTGGGCGCGGCGGGCGCGTACGCGTCGTTCACCGTGCCGGGGACCGTGGTGACGGCGGTGTTCGGGTGTCTGCTGTTCGGGCTGCCGATGACGCATCTGTGGGTGCTGGTGGCCGTGATCCCGCTGGCCGGCGCCGCGCTCGCCGGGCTGGGGGCGGCGCTGGGCCTGCTCGCGCCCCGGCCCGAGTTCGCCACGTTGCTCGGCCAGCTCGGCATGTCGGCGGCGCTGCTGCTGGGCGTGCTGCCCGCCGAGCGGATGCCGGAGGTGGTCCGCCTGGCGCGGGACCTGCTGCCCTCCACGTACGGCGTCGAGGCGTTCGCGCGCACGTTCGGTCGGCAGCCCGACTGGGCCTTCGTCCTCGGCGATCTCGCGGTGTGCGCCGTGGTCGGAGTGATCTCGCTGGCCGTCGCCACCTGGGCGTACCGCCGGGCCGCCGTCCGGTGA